From Panthera uncia isolate 11264 chromosome X, Puncia_PCG_1.0, whole genome shotgun sequence, the proteins below share one genomic window:
- the TENT5D gene encoding terminal nucleotidyltransferase 5D: protein MSEIRFSNLTWDQVIILDQVLDEVIPIHGRGNFPTLEVKPKDIIHVVKDQLIEQGIIVKDSRLNGSTASYILASHSGISYKDLDVIFGVELPSDQEFQVVKNAVLGCLLDFLPKGVKKEKITLKTMKEAYVQKMVKVCNMHDRWSLISLSNNTGKNVELKFVNSLRRQFEFSVDSFQIVLDPMLEFYSDKNARLTKECYPVVIAESMYGDFQEAMTHLQYKLISTRKPEEIRGGGLLKYSNLLVRDFKPACEAEIKTLERYMCSRFFIDFPDVVEQQKKIESYLRNHFIGEENSKYDYLMTLRGVVNESTVCLMGHERRQTLNMITLMALKVLGEQNILPNTDNVTCFYQPAPYFAAEGGYPNYYVTSGPPPIFFQPYQPLHFHVPNGVV from the coding sequence ATGTCTGAAATCAGATTTAGCAATCTCACTTGGGATCAAGTTATAATACTGGATCAAGTGTTAGATGAAGTAATTCCAATTCATGGAAGGGGAAATTTCCCCACATTGGAGGTAAAACCAAAAGATATCATTCATGTTGTGAAAGACCAATTGATAGAGCAAGGAATTATTGTTAAAGATTCCCGATTGAATGGTTCCACAGCAAGTTATATACTTGCAAGCCACAGTGGAATCAGCTATAAGGATCTTGATgttatttttggtgttgaattaCCAAGTGATCAGGAATTTCAAGTTGTTAAGAATGCAGTTCTAGGTTGTCTACTGGACTTTTTACCAAAAGgtgtgaaaaaggaaaagatcacCCTAAAGACCATGAAAGAGGCTTATGTGCAGAAGATGGTCAAAGTTTGCAATATGCATGATCGTTGGAGTCTCATTTCTCTTTCAAACAACACTGGAAAAAATGTAGAGCTAAAATTTGTGAATTCACTCAGACGACAATTTGAATTTAGTGTTGATTCCTTTCAAATTGTTTTGGATCCCATGTTAGAATTTTACAGTGACAAAAATGCTAGGCTAACCAAAGAATGTTATCCTGTTGTGATAGCTGAAAGCATGTATGGAGACTTCCAAGAAGCAATGACACATTTGCAATACAAGCTTATATCTACTAGAAAACCTGAAGAGATTAGAGGTGGTGGCCTTCTGAAGTACAGCAACTTGCTGGTTCGTGATTTTAAACCAGCTTGTGAAGCAGAAATCAAGACACTGGAACGTTACATGTGTTCTAGATTCTTCATTGATTTTCCTGATGTAGTAGAACAGCAAAAGAAGATTGAATCATACCTCCGTAACCATTTCATAGGTGAAGAAAATAGCAAATATGACTACCTTATGACCTTGCGTGGAGTTGTGAATGAAAGCACTGTTTGCCTTATGGGtcatgaaagaaggcagacactcAATATGATCACCCTTATGGCTTTAAAAGTACTTGGAGAACAGAATATTCTACCCAATACAGACAATGTAACTTGCTTTTATCAGCCTGCTCCATACTTTGCTGCTGAGGGAGGGTATCCTAATTATTATGTAACATCTGGACCACCACCGATTTTTTTCCAACCATACCAACCACTGCACTTTCATGTGCCAAATGGTGTggtctaa